A region from the Melioribacter roseus P3M-2 genome encodes:
- a CDS encoding ABC transporter permease, translating into MKRFFIEFKEILLISLRAIRANKLRSVLTTLGIIIGIVAVTTMSTAIVGLREAFMSSISSFGSDVLYVDKFPWFAMNDWRLYRNRKDITYEQYEKLRTALKNYEAMAPTKRTFGASVKRKNRTVESAMIIGTTQEYARTSQIILEEGRFMNEWEAKAGRRVCIIGKDIQNELFPDISPIGREIRINNIPFKVIGIIEKQGSGFLGAFSLDGQVIIPFKAFETAVGEARNRMRIDIKIGNIDRLEEAKEEIIAAMRVIRKVPPGKPEDFAINQQEAFKQMYDQTVGVVAIAGIVITALSLFVGAIGIMNIMFVSVTERTKEIGIRKAIGAKTWSILFQFLTEAAVICMIGGIIGIIISYPLSLVINQFLPTSLPIHIVFISLMISALVGIISGFVPAWKASRLNPVDALRYE; encoded by the coding sequence ATGAAAAGATTCTTTATAGAGTTTAAAGAAATTCTGTTAATTTCACTGAGGGCAATCCGGGCAAATAAATTGCGTTCCGTATTGACCACGCTTGGCATTATTATCGGAATAGTCGCTGTAACAACTATGTCGACTGCAATCGTTGGTTTGAGGGAAGCGTTTATGAGTTCGATTTCGTCGTTCGGAAGCGACGTTTTGTACGTCGATAAATTTCCCTGGTTTGCCATGAACGACTGGCGACTCTACAGAAACCGCAAAGACATTACATACGAACAATACGAAAAACTCAGAACGGCGCTCAAAAACTACGAGGCGATGGCTCCCACTAAGAGAACTTTCGGAGCGTCTGTAAAAAGGAAAAATCGAACCGTCGAATCGGCAATGATAATCGGCACGACGCAGGAATATGCGCGCACCAGTCAAATAATTCTCGAAGAAGGCAGATTCATGAACGAATGGGAAGCAAAAGCGGGGCGGCGCGTTTGTATTATAGGCAAAGATATTCAGAACGAATTATTCCCCGACATAAGTCCCATCGGAAGAGAAATCCGTATTAATAACATTCCTTTTAAAGTGATCGGCATTATAGAAAAACAGGGAAGCGGCTTTTTGGGCGCGTTCAGCCTCGACGGGCAGGTGATTATCCCATTTAAAGCGTTCGAAACCGCCGTTGGAGAGGCGCGCAACAGAATGCGAATCGATATTAAAATCGGGAACATTGACAGGCTGGAAGAGGCAAAAGAAGAAATTATTGCCGCCATGCGAGTTATTCGTAAAGTCCCTCCCGGTAAACCGGAAGATTTTGCAATCAATCAACAGGAAGCTTTTAAACAGATGTACGACCAGACGGTCGGCGTAGTGGCGATTGCCGGTATTGTCATTACAGCTCTTTCTCTTTTCGTAGGAGCAATCGGCATAATGAATATCATGTTTGTTTCCGTAACCGAAAGGACTAAAGAGATAGGTATTCGAAAAGCTATAGGAGCGAAAACATGGTCGATTCTGTTCCAGTTTTTAACCGAGGCGGCAGTAATTTGTATGATCGGAGGGATTATAGGTATTATAATTTCATATCCTCTCAGTTTGGTGATTAACCAGTTCTTGCCGACTTCTCTTCCGATTCATATTGTTTTCATTTCGCTTATGATTTCGGCTCTCGTCGGTATAATTTCGGGGTTTGTGCCGGCGTGGAAGGCTTCGCGTTTGAATCCGGTAGATGCGTTGAGGTATGAATAA